One Bythopirellula goksoeyrii genomic window, AGATGGGCAATTGTGAACTGACTCCTGGATCCGCAATGACCGTCCCAGCATATTCGGTGGCTTCGGTATTCTGAAAAAAAGGAAATCGAGAACTCCCCCCGTTCGCATCCATGGCAGTGACATAGTAGCGGACCATTTCGCCAGGATCGGATAAGGTGTGCGAAATGCTCGCTCCATATATTCCATCGCCTGCATCCTCGTCCCCATGCAGCCCGTCGTCGAACATGACAGTGGAGGCTTCGGAGCCGAACATGATACGATAGTGCAACCTCACCTCATTGATCGCGGCTCCCTGAGGAACAGCCATGGTCGTGACCACGATATCCTGGTTGTTTGCCACCATCCCGCCCCCGTGAGATAGCTCGGAAAGAAATGGGGCCGTGTTGAGCGAAGCTGCGAAATTTGATGCCCCAGGGCTCGGATCAACAAAGTAGCGATCACTGCCAAGGGTGGTTTGAGATACTTCGAGACTGGCATCGATCAAAAAATCGCTACTGGTGCTGACGACATTCAAGCCATGAATTGCCAACACATTGGAACCATCCACCAGTAATTCGGCGTAAGCCGAGAGGTCAATCACTTCATCCTCGATCGCAGTCGAATCGATTCGATCTAACGGGGCAGAAGAATTCCAGGTTGGATTCGCAGGAGCATTGCGACTTAAGATCGGCTGGCCGTTCAGATAGGCAGCAAAGCCATCGTCGTACTTGATCCGTAGAGTCAGATTCTCAGAGTTTGCTGACGTGTGATTGAAAGGGACTCGAATATAGACGGAGCTATTCTCGGAGAACATCTGAGCGCCGACGTCTGTGTCGATCAATGAGAGATAGGTAGGATTATTGTCATACCCTACTCCCATGGTCGAACCACTGGTCCAGCTTCCGTCAGGCACAAAGCCGATCTCCGTCCAGGAGGTGCCTAACGAATCATCGGTCGGTACAAAGGTTTGTACCTCCGTCGAACTATCAATAAGCATAGTTGCCGTCGTGGCAATTTCGGCAACGCCATAGGAGACATCCGTGAACTGCACCGGGTACTCTGGAGAAAACTGGTCGATGATGGTAGACCCATCCACGTCAATCAGGCCGAGATACTCGCCGCCTGCACCCAAGGCAAAACTAGTATGCACTTCACCATTGGGCTTTACCGTATCCTTGTTCGAAGCAAATACAACTTTGTATTCTCCTCCCGCGATAGTGGACCCAGAGGGAAATGCCCACTTTGTGAGATTGTCGCCTTTGTCCGTTAGATATATTCCCGAGAGATCAACTTCGTCCGTTCCCGCATTGTAGATTTCCACCCAGTCGGAGGAGTCGCCATCGTAGTCGTCGAGGGTGTCATCATTCGAGGCCATGAACTCGGTAATTTGCAGCATCGACGCATCGAGCGCGATCCGTGATTCCAAAGTCTCAAATCCAAGGGATCGTCTTTGGTAAGTTGTCTTGCGAAGGGTGTTACTGGTTGACATTAAATTCTCTAGTTGCTGCATCAAAGATATGTGAAACAGGCAGCGAGACCCGGAAGAGTTCTCCCCATTACGCCAATCGCCCCATTGTACCAAGAATGGCACTGAATTGAACTTTCCGGTACAGAAAAACTAAGAAGGAACGGGTAGAAACAAACTGGCATACAAGCAAATAGGAAATCAGCGATCTTGGTCGAAATCGCGGAATCAATCAGAGTTCGCCCTTAGAGGCGTATGCAGAAGTGAAGTTTCAGCTCGAAGAAGCCAATTATTTCGCCTTGAGAACCGCCAACTCATTGACCAGCCGTTCGCAACTGAGGACTTCCATCGCCACATGCTGTGCCAATTGCTTGGTGTAATACGAACTGCACGCCCCGGTAAGGACAATAGAATTTTCAGCTGAGCTCACCTTGAGTTGGCGGATACGCCCAGGAAGCTGGGACTCCAATTGCTCTCGGACCAAGTGGGCGACTTCCTCCCCTACTAAACCCGTGCGGAGTTGTCCCTGAGGATTCTCCATGGTTGCGACCCCTGATACAAAGCTTGCTTCGTATTCTCGCGAGGTCTGATTCTCTTCGCTCGTGGGAGATTGCTGGAAAATGGTACCCATGGTTGATCCTCCGTGTGGTGGATGAAAAGCCGAGACTCCACACTTCTATGCAATCTAGTCCTCTCAACGGCCTGCGGTCAATGTTGATTGCATATATCGAAGATATCCGCTATCAGTTTGCACAATTCTCTTGCGAAGCCACCTGAAACAGCAAGAGGAGCCAAGAATTGAATTCAGATCTACTTGTAATATGTGCTCAAACGGGAACTATCCACAAAAAAGAAACCAAGATTCCACGATTCTTGACACTCATTGCCATTCAGTCGTGCTATTTCATTTCTTTGAGTTTTCCAGCTTTTTCAAGAAATTCGATCACTTGCTCAGCAAGTTCTGCGGGGGTGAGGCGGTTTGAGTCGAGTACGAGTTCTGCATTCTCAGGAGCTTCATACGGGGAGCTGATCCCCGTGAAATTTCCGATCTCGCCCGCGCGAGCTTTCTTATACAATCCCTTCGGATCTCGCGACTCGCAGGTCTCTAGGGAAGCATCGACAAACACTTCAACGAAATCGCCCTCCGGCAGCCCGGCGCGCACGGCATCACGATCGGCTCGGTATGGGCTTACGAAGGCCGTGAGCGTCACCAAACCGGCATCACTCATTAGTCCCGCCACGGCTCCTACGCGACGGATGTTCTCCTCGCGGTCCTGTTGCGAAAAACCGAGGCCAAATCGCTTGCCAAATTCCTCGCCAAAGCGGGCTCCGAGGATCTCCGGCGTGGCGTTGAGTCCATGACGCACGTTGTCGCCGTCGAGCAAGTAACTGTGGACGCCACGCTCGTAAAGCATTTGGTCCACGACATTGGCTATCGTACTCTTGCCGCAACCACTCAGACCGGTGAACCACACCACACAGCCGCGATGATTATTGAGCGTCTCACGATCGGCGCGCGAGACACTATGTTCGTGCCAAACAACTATCGGTTTTTCAGAATCGGCCATGGTGTGAGTAAGTGAGTAAGTGAGTAAGTGAGTAAGTTATTCCGCGATGCCAGCCAGTTCACACAGATTAGCGTTCACCACTGGCTGTGGACAACTCCACACAAGAAAGAACAACGCTTCGCGGCACCAACGTCCCACTGGATGTCCCAGCACATAGCCAGCCCCTTTGGCGGTGACCAACGCCGCTTGAGTCGCCCGCAAGACTAAACTGTTGGCCCGCTGCCGCAACAACTCAGTCGAACACGTCGGCTCTCCCCGCACCACGGCAAACAATGCTTCATAGACTTCGTCGTAATCGCGAAGGAGGGCATCAAGCGGCACACCAAGTTCCGCGCGTTTGGCGGCTTCCGCCTCAATGAAATCGATTGCAGCCCGCGCCAGTCCGACGGCCAACGTCGATGTCTGAGCACCGCCTGTGCCGGCACCAGCGCCAAGCGACATCACGTTTTCTACGGGACCAGCAAGCAACCACCGCTCTTCGACAAATACGTTTTCGCAGAGCACCTGACCCGTATGACTTGCCGACAGACCAACCAACTGGGCCGGTTCGCCAGCCGCGACGCCAGGCAAATCCATAGGCAGCGCCACAAGTAGCTGCTCATCCGTTGCCTTGCCATTTTTCATGAGCGTTGCACCGGTAACGACATGCTCCGCATGAGCTGCCCCTGTCACCCAGGGGCTAAACCCATCGAGTAGAAATCCGCCGTCGATGCGCTCGGCGCGCATCACGGGCGTCGCCAGATGCCGACGACTTGTGGTGAGATGTGAGATCCCTACCGTGGCAAATCGATCCCCACTAGCCAGACCGGGAAGCAGCAGTGATTTGAGTTCGTCATTCTCCCCACTGGCAATCCGCCGGCAAGACCCCGATCGCTGAGTGATGATGAACGTTGTGGTGAGACACGCCTTGCTCAGGGCCAAGTATCCCCGCACTATCGCTTCTTGATCCCAGGACTGCCCGCCCCACTCCGGTTCGATAAACCACTCGAACACACCATACTCTCCACACAACCGCAACTGCTCCGCCGGCCACTGGCCCGTGATATCGGTTTCCCGAGCAAGCTGGTGAAGCTGTTCGCACAGCGATTCCAGCGCGGGGTCGTCAGGGGTGGTGATGGTTGTAGGCATGGACAATCGAGCCTTGAGTCACAAAGGACAGCAGTCTAATCGCTGCCATTGTACCCCCAAAGCATCCATGTCGCCAACGCCCCCAGTCGGAGGCACACCTGCCTCCGGGAACCAACAAATATCGCTCCCGCTCCGAAGAACGGATCGGCTGGGGACACAATTCATCTTATAATGGATCTACCATGACTCAACTCAAATTCTACTTTCTTTGGCTGATTACCTGTTGCCTTATCACTGAGTCCCTCCACAGTGCTGAATCTGCGGGAGACACAACCCACACGATCTCAGGAATTGTGATGGAACTTAGCTCGGGTACACCGAATGTGACCATCTGTTTGTGTGATGCAGCGACGGGTATGCCGCTGTCGAAGAAAAACTACGAGCCGATTGATTGGGCCAAGTTCGATGTGGATTCGACGACGACCGAGATGGCGATTATTCTATCTGACGATAAAGGCAAATTCCGATTCGAAGAAGTTCCCTTAGGAACTTATCGGCTGATCGCCCAAAAGTGGACGGGGCCATACAAAGGCTTATTCAAGGTGCATGGCACCATCATTCAGTTGCTGGGGGTTGCGGAAAATGTCGTCGTGCCCCGTCCCGCCGATAACTATCAGGCACAGATAGTATTAAGGCCTCCTGGGAGCGGCATCATTCAATTCGATCAAGACGTTGGTAACAACGAAACATTCATGTTTCTCAGTACCTCTCCCCCTGAGTTCGATCCTATCTTGGGCCTCCAGGCGATGGGACCAGCGTTTCTCCAGAGGCTCATCGGCGTCAACCGCATGCCGCTGGGCAAGACGATCGTAGTCGGTGCTCCCGATCAACCTGTGTACGCGTTCTTCTTCGCACCTGACAACATTCCTGGGTATGCGACAGTCGAGGTTCCGACTGCTAAGACTGGACTGGTGCGTGTCCCACCCGAACCTTTTGTTGCCGGGTGGTCAGATGGTCGCAAGACTCCGCCACCCAATCTGGTTGAGCTTGGGGAATTCCTGGATGGGCATGCGCTCTCCCCACGTCAATTGCTCGATATCCCTAAACTAAGCAATGCCACGTCAGAAGCGTACGATAAGCGCATGAAGGAACTCATGAGCCAACTCTCCAAAAAGATTGAGCTTCCTGAAGGTAGATCTGCTCTTGTGGGTGATATCCTGGCGGTGGAGTGGTATCGATGGCTAAACGGCAGAAGGTAATTACGCGTCGAACTGCTTCCCGGACCGCGTGGCGGTCCGGCTAGGATTAATAGCTACTCAACGCAATTATCGCATGTTCATATCCGAACTCAGGCCTCCCGCGGCAACCAGATAGGCGCTTTTCACGTAATCCATCACCATGCGGTGGGCACTGAAGCGGGCTGCCAACGATGCAATCGAATTGCTCATGTGGCCGATCCATTGCTTTGGCAGGCCGTCGGCGTCGCGGTCGTAAAACAGGGGGATCACTTCATCACGCAGCACACGCATCAGCTCGTCTGCATCGCGTTGATCTCCAAGGGCTGTGTCCACATGTTGCTTGCCCAAACCGATGGCAAAACCGTTCTTGCCGTTGTAGGCTTCTGCCCACCAACCGTCTAGCACTGAGCAATTCAGTCCGCCGTTGAGGACCACCTTCTGGCCGCTCGTGCCGGAGGCTTCCAGAGGGCGGCGGGGATTGTTGAGCCAAACATCAACACCCTGCGTCAAGTGTCGACCTACGTTGATGTCGTAGTCCTCGACAAACACGATCTTGTTCGCCAGCCGGGGATCGTGACGCAGGTTGGCTATCGCTTGGATGAGCTTCTTGCCGGGCTCGTCTGCTGGATGCGCCTTCCCAGAAAAAATGAATTGCACGGGATGATTCACATCGTCGATCAGTTCCGCGAATTGATCGAGGTTCTTCATGAACAGGTCGGCCCGTTTATAGGTGGCAAATCGCCTAGCGAAGCCAATCGTCAGGGCACTTGGGTCAAGCACCGTGCGAGCGGTCTCGACGGCAGCTTCATCTTCGTTGCGCCGGCGACATTGCCGACTCACACGGCGTCGCACAAACTCCAGCAACCGGCTCTTGAGGGCATTGTGTGTTTCCCACAATTCGCCCGGATCTATTTCATAAACCTTTTGCCATGTCTCTGAGTCACCTACATTGCCCAGCCAATCTGGGCCAAGGTAGCGATCGTAGAGCAATTGCATCGGGTGGGCCAGCCAACTTGGCACGTGGACGCCATTAGTGATATGTCCGATAGGAATCTCTTCCTCGACCCGCCACGGCCACAGGTTTGACCACATCCGCCGGGAGACCTGACCATGCAGGGAGCTAACAGCATTGGCCCTGCGGGAGAGCTTCAGGCCGATTACCGTCATGCAAAAGGTTTCTTGTTCGTTCTGCGGTTCAACTCGGCCGAGGCCCATGAGTTGATCATAGGAGATACCAAGGTGTTGCCGCAGGGGCCCCAGATGTTCCTCGATGAGCTTTCCTTCAAACCGATCGTGCCCGGCGGGAACGGGCGTATGTGTCGTGAAGACCGTGTGCTGAGCCACATCGCGCAGGGCATCATCAAACGATAACCCATCGTCGCTCATGCGTTCGCGAATCACTTCCAAAGGTGCAAAACCACTATGCCCTTCATTGAGGTGATAAACACCCGGATGAATTCCAAGAGCCCGAAGGGCCTTCACACCGCCGACTCCAAGAACTAACTCTTGGCGAATGCGAGTTCGCAAATCACCGCCATAAAGTCGGCTGGTCAGCTCGCGATCCTCGGGACGATTTCCTTCCACGTCGCAGTCCAGCAGATAGAGCGGCACGCGCCCGACACGCATCAACCACACTTTGGCCATGAGTTTGCCATCGAGAGTATCGATGGTCACCATGATCGGTTTGCCGTTTTTGTCGTTGGCCGGCTCCATCGCCAGGTTTTCGACCTTCGTATCCTGATACTCTTCGTTCTGCCAACCTTCGCGGTCGAGCTGCTGCTTGAAATAGCCCTGGTCATAAAACAGACCAATGGCCACCAACGGCACTCCCAATCCACTGGCACTCTTGATATGGTCACCAGAAAGCACTCCCAAACCGCCCGAATAGATCGGCACTGATTCGTGGATGCCAAATTCCGCGGAAAAATAGGCGACGGGCATCGAGCCCAATACCCCTCCCTCACGGGCTCCCCAGGTACTCTGGGTATTCTTTAGATAGTCTCGCAGCCGACGGTGGGCCTGATTGATGCGAGTAAACAGCACCATCTCCGAGGCGCGCTGGGCGACTTGATCGGGAGTCATTTCCGCCAGCAGGGCCACCGGATTGTGGTCCAACTGTCGCCAACGCACGGGGTCCAAATCACGGAACAAGCTGACAACTTCGGGATGCCAACTCCACCATAAATTCCTGGAAACGGCAACCAACTTGTC contains:
- the cysC gene encoding adenylyl-sulfate kinase yields the protein MADSEKPIVVWHEHSVSRADRETLNNHRGCVVWFTGLSGCGKSTIANVVDQMLYERGVHSYLLDGDNVRHGLNATPEILGARFGEEFGKRFGLGFSQQDREENIRRVGAVAGLMSDAGLVTLTAFVSPYRADRDAVRAGLPEGDFVEVFVDASLETCESRDPKGLYKKARAGEIGNFTGISSPYEAPENAELVLDSNRLTPAELAEQVIEFLEKAGKLKEMK
- a CDS encoding acyl-CoA dehydrogenase family protein, with the translated sequence MPTTITTPDDPALESLCEQLHQLARETDITGQWPAEQLRLCGEYGVFEWFIEPEWGGQSWDQEAIVRGYLALSKACLTTTFIITQRSGSCRRIASGENDELKSLLLPGLASGDRFATVGISHLTTSRRHLATPVMRAERIDGGFLLDGFSPWVTGAAHAEHVVTGATLMKNGKATDEQLLVALPMDLPGVAAGEPAQLVGLSASHTGQVLCENVFVEERWLLAGPVENVMSLGAGAGTGGAQTSTLAVGLARAAIDFIEAEAAKRAELGVPLDALLRDYDEVYEALFAVVRGEPTCSTELLRQRANSLVLRATQAALVTAKGAGYVLGHPVGRWCREALFFLVWSCPQPVVNANLCELAGIAE
- a CDS encoding carboxypeptidase-like regulatory domain-containing protein; translation: MTQLKFYFLWLITCCLITESLHSAESAGDTTHTISGIVMELSSGTPNVTICLCDAATGMPLSKKNYEPIDWAKFDVDSTTTEMAIILSDDKGKFRFEEVPLGTYRLIAQKWTGPYKGLFKVHGTIIQLLGVAENVVVPRPADNYQAQIVLRPPGSGIIQFDQDVGNNETFMFLSTSPPEFDPILGLQAMGPAFLQRLIGVNRMPLGKTIVVGAPDQPVYAFFFAPDNIPGYATVEVPTAKTGLVRVPPEPFVAGWSDGRKTPPPNLVELGEFLDGHALSPRQLLDIPKLSNATSEAYDKRMKELMSQLSKKIELPEGRSALVGDILAVEWYRWLNGRR
- the glgP gene encoding alpha-glucan family phosphorylase translates to MSQTEIPRSTSKPARDIWTEVTPQAMYDKLVAVSRNLWWSWHPEVVSLFRDLDPVRWRQLDHNPVALLAEMTPDQVAQRASEMVLFTRINQAHRRLRDYLKNTQSTWGAREGGVLGSMPVAYFSAEFGIHESVPIYSGGLGVLSGDHIKSASGLGVPLVAIGLFYDQGYFKQQLDREGWQNEEYQDTKVENLAMEPANDKNGKPIMVTIDTLDGKLMAKVWLMRVGRVPLYLLDCDVEGNRPEDRELTSRLYGGDLRTRIRQELVLGVGGVKALRALGIHPGVYHLNEGHSGFAPLEVIRERMSDDGLSFDDALRDVAQHTVFTTHTPVPAGHDRFEGKLIEEHLGPLRQHLGISYDQLMGLGRVEPQNEQETFCMTVIGLKLSRRANAVSSLHGQVSRRMWSNLWPWRVEEEIPIGHITNGVHVPSWLAHPMQLLYDRYLGPDWLGNVGDSETWQKVYEIDPGELWETHNALKSRLLEFVRRRVSRQCRRRNEDEAAVETARTVLDPSALTIGFARRFATYKRADLFMKNLDQFAELIDDVNHPVQFIFSGKAHPADEPGKKLIQAIANLRHDPRLANKIVFVEDYDINVGRHLTQGVDVWLNNPRRPLEASGTSGQKVVLNGGLNCSVLDGWWAEAYNGKNGFAIGLGKQHVDTALGDQRDADELMRVLRDEVIPLFYDRDADGLPKQWIGHMSNSIASLAARFSAHRMVMDYVKSAYLVAAGGLSSDMNMR